The stretch of DNA CTCGAACATTACTTGCGTATTGAATCAATACACGCGTCAGGCGCCCGTGTCGCCGCGAGTGGCGGGTGTGATGCCGGTTATCGGCGGACGTACGTCAGGAAAATCATCCCGCTCTCGAACGCGCGGGTCGAGGTCAGCCGGAATCGCTGGGGGTCGAATTCGCCGTCGAACAGTGGAATGCCGGTGCCGATCGCGACGGGGTTGAGCTTGATCCGGAGTTCGTCGACCTCCGGTTGCAGCGCGGCGGCCAACTTCCCGCCGCCGCACAGCCAGATGTCCTTGCCGTCCTCCTTCTCGAGTTCGCGCACCTTCTCGATCGGATCGCCCGACACGATCTCGACGTCCGGGTCGGGCGACGCCGTGAGTGTCGTCGAGAACACGTACTGCCGCAGATGTGCGTACGGGCTGGTCACGCCGAGGTCGAGGCTGGGCTGGTAGGTGGCGCGGCCCATGAGCAGCGTGTCGAAATGCCGGTTGGGGGCATCGATTCCCATCGCTGCCCGCACATGGGTGGGGACCGTCTCGGGGTACTCGGCGATCATCACGGGCATGTGATCACCCTCGAGTTCGAAGACGGTGCCGCTGGGGTCCGTGCCGTCGGCGCCGGCGATGAATCCGTCGATGGTGGTGGCGACGTAGTAGACGAGTTTTCGCATGGAAGGCCTCCCGCAGTCCGGCAACTACTCCATTTGTAGTACTATGACCGAAGTGGTTGCAAGCTCTTTTTTCGAGGAGTGTCGATGGCACAGAATCCGGAACGACGTGCGGCCCTCGTGAACGCGGCGATCGAAGTGCTTGCGCGGGAGGGCGCCCGCGGACTCACCTTCCGTGCGGTCGACGCGGAGGCCGAGGTGCCGAAGGGTACGGCGTCCAACTACTTCGCCAACCGCGACGACCTGTTCGACCAGGTCGGCAAACGGATTCACGAGCGGATGGGACCCGACCCGTCGGTGATCGAGGACAGCGTCCGCAAGCCGCAGGATCTCGACCTCGTGATCGAGTGCATGCAGGGATTGTTCGGCCGGATCACCCGTGACCGCACGGGCTATCTCGCCCTGCAGGAATTGCGGCTCGAGGCGGTCCGCCGCCCCGAACTGCGTACCACGCTGACCCGCACGATCTCCGAGAACCTGGAGCGCGACATCGGGTTTCACCTCGGCTCGGGGCTTCCCGGTGACCGCGGCACCGTCGTCATGCTCTATCTCGCGATGAGTGGGCTCATCGTCGAGCACCTGACGCTGCCCGGGGTGCTCGAGGGCGTCGACACCGAGCGGCTCATCGCCGATCTCGTGACCCGAGCCGTCGCTACGCCGGACGCCTGAGCGCGTAGTCGTCCACGTACTCCTGGCCGGACAGCGTCATGAGGGCGTGCATCAGTTCGTCCGTCGCGGCCCGGACGACGTGCCGGTTGTCGCGCAGTTCGGCGAATCGGGAGAAGTCGAGCGGCTCACCGACGGTCACCGTCACCCTGCCGAACCGCCACATCCTCGATCCGGCGGGGTTGACCCGCCGGGTGCCGTGCATGGCGATCGGCACGACCGGGGCGCCCGTGGCGAGCGCGACCCGGGCGATTCCGGTCTTGCCCTTGTGGAGCCGGCCGTCGGGCGACCGGGTGCCCTCCGGGTAGATTCCCCAGACCCTGCCGTCGTCCAGGATCTTCCGTGCGGTGTTCAGGGCGGATTCGGCGGCCGAGGCCCCGGATCGGTCGATCGGCAATTGCCCGGCCGCGGTGAAGAACCAGCGTTTCGCCCGCCCCTTCACGCCGCCCTCGGTGAAGTACTCGCTCTTGGCGACGAACGTGATGCGGCGGCGCACCATCAGGACGAGGAAGAACGAGTCGACGACGGTGAGGTGGTTGCTCGCCAGGATCACCGGCCCCGACGCCGGGATGTGGTGTGCGCCGTGGATCGCGGGCCGACCGAAGATCCGCAACACCGGTCCGATCAACACATGTTTGAAGATCCAGTACCACACGGTGGACTCCTGACTCGCGCGCCGAAGGGAGTAGACATTGTCTACGGACGACATGATAGACACTGTCTACATGGGTGGAGAAGTGCAACCCCTGCGGGTGCGACTGATCGGCTGCGGGCGGGAACTACTGGACGAGGGCGGCATCGACGCCGTCGGGCTGCGCGCCGTTGCCCGGCACGCGGGGGTCTCGCACG from Rhodococcus opacus B4 encodes:
- a CDS encoding dihydrofolate reductase family protein; translation: MRKLVYYVATTIDGFIAGADGTDPSGTVFELEGDHMPVMIAEYPETVPTHVRAAMGIDAPNRHFDTLLMGRATYQPSLDLGVTSPYAHLRQYVFSTTLTASPDPDVEIVSGDPIEKVRELEKEDGKDIWLCGGGKLAAALQPEVDELRIKLNPVAIGTGIPLFDGEFDPQRFRLTSTRAFESGMIFLTYVRR
- a CDS encoding TetR/AcrR family transcriptional regulator, which gives rise to MAQNPERRAALVNAAIEVLAREGARGLTFRAVDAEAEVPKGTASNYFANRDDLFDQVGKRIHERMGPDPSVIEDSVRKPQDLDLVIECMQGLFGRITRDRTGYLALQELRLEAVRRPELRTTLTRTISENLERDIGFHLGSGLPGDRGTVVMLYLAMSGLIVEHLTLPGVLEGVDTERLIADLVTRAVATPDA
- a CDS encoding lysophospholipid acyltransferase family protein; the encoded protein is MWYWIFKHVLIGPVLRIFGRPAIHGAHHIPASGPVILASNHLTVVDSFFLVLMVRRRITFVAKSEYFTEGGVKGRAKRWFFTAAGQLPIDRSGASAAESALNTARKILDDGRVWGIYPEGTRSPDGRLHKGKTGIARVALATGAPVVPIAMHGTRRVNPAGSRMWRFGRVTVTVGEPLDFSRFAELRDNRHVVRAATDELMHALMTLSGQEYVDDYALRRPA